ACTGGATTTAATTGTTTTCTCAGTTGTAACTTCAGTAGGATAACAGGCAGAGGAGGACGGGTTGAAAGAGAAGATAGTGAGAATGAAAGGAAGTGGGTGGAAGAAAGACGAATTCGGTAAGCGATGGAGAGAGACAGAGTTAAATCTCTGATCCATTCCTCTCAACGCCAATCTGTCTTTGTAGGCTTTACCAAGGGCAGTGTTTGGAATTACGACTTTCATGTCTCTTATCCCTGCTGTAATTCCACCTTACGTGTTACTCTGGTGTGATACAACGGATCATGGGGAAGTTTAAGCGAGAGACCCAATTAAATATTTAACCGATCCGACACGAGGCTGTCTGCTTCACAACGCTATACTGTACAATTAAAACCAGGCCGCCGCGCTTATGGGCGCAACGCTCGATCCCTGCTGAACGCTGTCAGGAACATGCTACTTTACAGACTTAAAATAAATCTTGTCCTAATCTATCGAAAACCTGACAAGTAGAGCCCAAGGTTTCAAGGCACTTAGCTGAGTAGTGTAGAAAAAAGGACTCTACATTATTTATGCCCTCTAATGGTTCCTCTATTCTCCGTGTGTGAATCAGCAACAGCCCTGTCCACTAAAATAGCAGCAGCTGTAATCAAAGCCATACATTTCCCTCACCTCCACACTGCTAACTGATGGGTCAATAGGACTCATCTTTGTACCGAACGCATTCTTGCTGGGAGATTATGCCTTATAATATAGATTAAAGAGGGCTTCTCTCCATTCCTAACTTATGTGCAGGCACTGCTGGGAACCACATCAGTCATTTTTAAGATTTCTGTGGCTGTAGGGGTAATGAAGGGCACCATGCAATCGTTTTCCAACACCATTAACCGCCTCAATTCATTAGGCCAAAATGCAACATTTGGCATGTTTGATGCGAGTTTCTTTGCACAGAGGTTGGCAGGAATTTCCAGAGCAGATTCTCGGAAGCTTGACCACATGGTGCAATGCATGAGCTGACCCTGGATGAGCAGTTATTAGTCAAATGCTTTTTCTGTCAAATGTCAAATCTATACTGTATCTGTTTTCTACTACCTGACGGGAAGTGTGAATTTATTGAATAATACTGTGTGCTGCTCAGTAATACATGTCATTTCAAAATGATGTCAAAAAGATTAAATCATTTTGCAGTTTTGTACATTCTGAGAAGCAAATATTACTACACTTTAATAtacttctaaaaaaaaatttaggtGAAAATTAAGAGATTTAGTAACATTTTAAGTtggaaaaactttttttcaaGTGTTACAAATTAAagtttttacaatgtattatgtataatattattaaatagaGACATTGCATTtagttgttttgtgttttaaaataaGATAAAGTTAAGAAttaccaacatgatctcacaaagttccgtgggatagttacggaattttttgataatttttccgtggcattctcacggatctccgcatatttctgTGGCCCTGCCactgactttctttttcgtggcattctcacggattggttactcaactgctttttcttattttcaaaccattgtcgcttcggtttagggtgagatttggtgtttgcattagtatgtcactttaagtattggtttatactattttttctgatgtattcttttatattttctagaCTTTAATCAAatgttgcctggcgttgggtttagagttgggtttgggtagggatgtaattttatgtaaatctaaccaaaaaccaaagcgacaatggtaagaaaataggacaaaacagttgattaaccaatccgtgagaatgccacggaaaagaaagtccgtgccacggaatatatgtatatatgtgtgtgtgtgtgtgtgtatacacattttatatatatatatatatatatatatatatatatatatatatatatatatatatatatatatatatatatatatattacattatatatacattatttattaatttatttataacagtatacattattattattttttgtgaccctgtctgtgaaatccagactattggaagcatcaaagtttaaaggattagtccattttcttaaaaactaaatccagataatttactcaccaccatgttatccagaatgttgatgtctttctttgttcagtgagaagaaatgatgttttttgaggaaaacattccaggatttttctaattttaatggaccttaatggaccccaaaacgtaacagttttattgcagtttaaaatggcagtttcaacagcgtttcaaaggactctaaatgatcctaaacaaagcataagggtcttatctagcgaaacgattgtcatttttgacaagaaaaaaatacacttttaaactacaacttctcatctatctccggtcctgtgacgtgccagcgcgacctcacgcaatacgtcatcacgtcaagaggtcacggatgacgaatACAAAACTACGCCcctgtgtttacaagtgtggagaaagaggacctttccgacgttgttgtatgtcaaatgatacaagttaatgtctttgtgtcaatttattgtttaaaatggtccgcaaatgtgcgtttcatatatgtaacacgtgacctttcgacgtcattacacaattacgtgaggtcgcgctggcgcgtcacaggactgaAGAAAGACGAAAAGTAgttaaagagtgcatattttttatttttattttaaaaaatgacaatcgtttcactagataagacccttatgcctcgtttgggatcgtttatagtcctttgaaactacagatttaaactacattaaaactgttacgttttggggtccattagagtccattaaaatgagaaaaatcctggaatgttttcctcaaaaaacataatttctccttgactgaacaaagaaagacatcaacattttagatgacatggtggtgagtaaattatctgatttttaaaatgaaaattgacttatcctttaattaatttcactttgatttcaatctttgacattgcCTTACtcattcaatattaaagatatcaaggcaattttcacagaatgtacaTTAGGAGGATTTTGTGTGGGAAATGGTAAATCACATATATTTGAAATGTCCTGCCTTTGTCAAAAAGGATGCATTGGATATTATCTAGGCTGTATATAGTCACAGCAAACCGCATCACAAAGCTACTGTGTACAGTAGATGTCCACTTACTCTTGGCCTTGTATTACTTTGAAAAGGTAGCATGAATTGTGCTTCAGTATTAATGGTGGATATCACAGTAATGCCGTCAGATTCATCTACCAGCACATGTCTACAGTTTAAACACCTGTACTCATTACACTATGTTGAATGTGCATATGAATCATATTCCCCTCGAGTGGCCTGATGAAGAAAAATCTGACACCTCCATTCGTGTATTTTATATGATTTGTGAATTCGGTTCTGGTTTAGGTGCTCGCAAGCAGTAGAAACCCATTATAATTCCCATACCACAATAAAAACTCTGCAACAGCTGAGGCATAAAGACAACACTGTACCCACTCCATTGAACTCACCGGAGACGGCGCATAGCAATATCGCACCAAACGAATACTGCGGGCCCACTCTGATCATCACTTGATAGTGTGCTGACAAGCAAACTCTATTAAGCTGTCTTCAAATATGCAAAATGATATGATTTTACAATGATTACATATTCACTTCCCAGCTGGCTGGCTCCGTGCAACTCCATTTGTCATTGACTATTGTGTCCAATTATATGATTAGCTCCAAACACTCCGCCACTTGGAGAGCTCTCGTGTGTTCCACTGCACTGACTGATTCACAAACAAAGTCATTACAACATGTATTCACACATATCAAATAACAAACAGATGGCCATTGTGCGCCGGCTGATTTGTTTGTAACACGAGCGGCAGAAAAAGGTAGTTTTAGCTGGGCTTTGTTTAAGCACCGACTGTTTTATTCCCAGAGAGAGACATCTGGCTGCCGAGGCGGCTAAATCAACTCAAATGAAAGACAATCTTGTTTCCATTAATTTTTCCTACGGCTAAAGCACTTGCTATGAAGATTCGAAATTACAGAGAAAGCTTCCAGATAATTTCTCATACGGGCTGGACAGAAGTCTGCAATTGCTCAGAGAGTGTCTATCTCTGTCAGATGGTATTAAGTTACTTTGATGTGTATCAGGTTTTGTGAAGTGTGTGTGGTAGTGTTTGCAGTGGCTGTCTCTAATTTACAGTATTGTTGTTATTCAGTCAAATCCATTTGTCCGTACATCACATACATAACAGGTTttggtaacattttacaatatgGTTGTGAGAAATGCATTAGCTGACTTTTAATGTACAAGACTTCTACAACATTTATTTATAGCATcaatacaatttttttgcacagtaCCCTTTAAATGGTTCTATGtacaatttaaaatgtatacatacgaACTCTTTAAGTACCCCATTGACAGCTAAagggatttttttacagtgtataatgtgtgtgtatacatgTATCACATTATTTTGTTACTACATAGTCCAGATGTGTtcttaattttaagtttaaaatgattattatttttaaatctgtAGGTTGGTTTCCCAGGCTTAATTTAGCTGAATGCGATACGGTACaagggtcattctacaaaaaaggtggaaatgcttgtcccttgcttttgcagaccccttaatcatttaatttgacccaataatcccataatgatatatatttaataaatatagactgtccttaacatgatgagagaatttatttatttaattttcttttttttccttttttaaaactttttttaaatgtctggtcctgaaaattgccctgtccctttgatcatacatggaagttgtactgtgtacttattatttaaaaccatgttttttataaaacaattctaatttacatttacatttaacccTGTATggatttactacaacactgaaatggtaaaaaatacactattaatatgaataatatcaaataaacatttgtcccccaaatttatgtcattggtgttaccctacacacaaagcacttttattttgaaacaatgcatcagctctttgaagtttttcatgggtcaagaggtcagtaaaagaagtgcagtggagaagggcaaaaggtttgtgagatgtcttaccttacttgtctaaaatatcatgatatatctaagaattctgagataagattttttggatgtcattagtgttactcttttttatagctgggattgttaagatctttacataaaaatacattatactgaataagtatgtgattgttacatctctaaTAAAATggcacatggctaatggcagccattttgctaaaatattcgttttttctgtaaattgtccaTTGGTGTTACtctcattggtgttaccgtcattagtgttacttctctaatgagtacttattatattctaattttgtcattggtgttacattgttttggtgttatgaatgtattttcttataCTTTCTAGTAACTTTTCTCTGTcttttcttgctgttatcattcctctactcaacctttaactaaatacacaagctgtaatgagaaaaaaaaaaattagtatcaacattaatgttgtttaaataacagtaacaccaatgacaaatactgtaaatgactttattaaaatgtattaaaaagttaaaaatagttTAAGCTCCCCGCTTTGTGGATTCatatttgacaagttaattaatgctattaaagaagttttgggtatATTGAAAGAagttaatttaagcaaatttccatcacccgaattccaccttttctgtagaatgacccacaACCATCTTGATCAACAGGTCAGTGTTAGAGCTACATGTTGATTTTTTGAATACAGGAAAATATTTACCAAACTGATCACACACTATTGTTTCATTAAATACACAACTTCCcaccataaacacacacactcgcctcacaaaacaaatcatacttataaaactgcaatttttgtCCGCAGTGCAAAGCACTGAAAGATAAACCGATATATTAGTCCCTTGGCTCTCCAACCACTCACCTTCCCCTGTTGTGTTATCATTTATCCTCTCTGTAAGGTATTTAATGCAGTGCCTTTGATGCTTATTAAATTCTGTGCGATCTAAGCGTACACAAGCATCCCATTTAACCTGCCTTTACTGGAGGCACCTTAGCTGTGATTTTCTATCATTGCCCATTTAATCTCTATGGTTTTCCTCTCGACATGATTGATGCAGTAGTTAATCAGGTAAAGGTCAGGTGACAGTCCTCTTCAAGCTCAGTGGAGTTTGAAGTCTTGTATCTGTATGCCAAAACAGAAGGAATGTAATTACTTGGCTCAGAGAGGTAAAGATGAGgtctgctttgtttcagctgcATTTGGTCGGTCCCCTTTTAAACTGTTGTCCAGGGAACAATAATATGTGGATAATGGTtcttctgtaaaaaaataatactaacaataaaataaaataaaaataaaaataatactaataatgGAAGAAATCAGTCAGCACTCGGCATATATTTTATAGGAAGTTtaagaaaacaacaacaatttgAATGAAACATCACCagtcaaaataataaaaaaataaagtacatAATGCCACTTTAACCTGAAATAATGCACCACATTCTAATGGTCTTTAAATTTGACTGTTATTACATGACACCACCTGATGGTGATATTGAGACAAAACACTGTAACAGTAACACAGACGTACCCTGTGCAGTAGCACCACCTATTGGCTTCTTATAAATTACAGTTTGAGTTTACAGAACAGTTTAATTCATGCACTGCTACAGCATATTGTTCATTTAATTTCGTTGTCATTGTGGTCAGCTTGATAAATGACCTTCACTGCATTTTCTAAAACACAGCTAAATGGTGCATAATTATGCATTAAAAGTATTATAAAGTGCTTTAATATTATAAAGTGTACCCCCTTTAAGCATTTTCACTACAGAATGGGAATTTTGCATGCAATATATTTCCCTATCAAATTAAAAtggcattttataaaaataaaaaaaacatacattgcTCATATTTTTGACTATTTTTGAGCCATTAAGTGACATTCAGCAAATAAAATCACAgtacattcttaaaaataaaggtgctaagTTAAAATTGGCCTGTCCAGCAGAGTTttgctccaacttgcctcagcacatcTGCCTGGAGGTAAGTAGTATgcttacactttaaaaatggcttggttatttttgacccaccatggataaatattggacagaacacactgctgggttaaaattgaccaaatgcatgggttattataccccatggttgcataacaataacccagcatgtgttctgtccaatatttacccacaatgggtcaaaaacaacccagccatCTTTATAGtgtagtaagaccttaattagcTGCTTTAGGTGTGTTTggttagggttggagctaaactctgcaggacaccggccctcaaGGAGCGAGCTTGGCCCCACTTGCTTTAGTGGGTTAGTTTaccgaaaaatgaaaattctgtcatggtTAACTtgcaagttgttccaaactatACATTTACTAaacagatattttgaagaatgctGGCCATCTGTGGCACCATTCActactatataaataaatggtgTCCCAGATATGTTCAgtgataaacattttttaaaatatcttaatttgtgttcagaagaacaaagaaatgtatacatgtttggtTTTGCATCAACTTTTTTGCATCAAAATTTTTctgtaaactatccctttaacatccaCAAAACTTTTCTAGTGCACACATTTGGATTAGTTGAAAAAGTTCCTACAGACTATAaaaagtaagaaagaaatggttctttaaagaacctgGAAAGAGTGCatgtaaaaatataagcaattttaatatttacattcatACAAAAAAATTTACAATCTCTGTAAgcagatacactgtaaaaaataaacttggtacaacttaaaaaaaataagtgttacctggttgccttgaaatttaagttaatacaacttaaaaatattatttgacaCAAAAACTTTTctgagtcaactaatatttttaagttgtatGATCTCAAAAATTCAAGGCAACCAGatcatcttttttacagtgtatgcacgGATGTTTTGTCATCCGTGTAATTCTCAGATCATGGCGCTGGTCAGGTTGCTAAGCGAGCGTACGCTGTTGGTATGACGACTCTTACGGCGAACACTTCTCAGATAGTTCCTGTACAAGATGACGCTGATGACGCGGTCCTGGAACTGCTTTGATACAATGTAAAAGAGTATAATGTCCAGCACTGTACTTGCGTTCATTAAGAAGGTCGTGAAGGCCCCCCATGTGTTGTAACCCTGCCCACCACTCTGCAATAGCATGGCAACAAAACAGATATGGAAAGGTACAAAGCACACCAGCACCTGGATGATCAGAGTGATAATAATCCTAATGGACTTCTGCTTGACCTTGGGCTTCAGTTTGGACGTGCGACCGTGAATAAGATTGTCGACTATGGTGATGTAACAGCCCACCATGATGGACACCGGTACCAGGAAGAAGAAGACGAGACGTGTGAAATGGACGGGATTGTCGCGCCTCAAGTAGATGATGTCATGCATCTTGATGCAAGTGGTATGGTTTGAGGCACGGTCTGGATCTTCTTCTAGCAGGACGAGAGGAACGGTGCTTCCCAGAGTCATAATCCAGACCCCGGCACAGGACAGTAAGGCTTTTCGGACACTCTTTAGTTCTCTGGTGTGTCGCGGTTGCACTATGGCCACGTAGCGATCTGTGCTGATCAGGGCGAAAAGCCACAGGGCCAGACATGGATAGAGCACCGTTAGCGCGGCATTAATCCTGCAGAAGACATCCCCAAAGGGCCAGTACTCTTGACTGTAGTAGACTATTCGAAAGGGTAGCAGTAAAATGAAGACCAAGTCCACTAAAGCGACATTGATCATGTAAACCGTAATTGAGTTCCGTTTTTTAGTAGTCAAAGCAAAGACCCAGAGAGCGGTCAGGTTGACCACCAAGCCTATGGTGAAGATAATAGCATAGAAGGCTATGCTAGCAGTCCTGTACACCTGTGGAATGTGGCCCTTTATGTCAGGCAAAGCAGGCAAAGATGTGTTTAGATTCATTTTGGTTtgcctaaaataaaaaaaaaataagatattaGTGCCTTCTTTGTAAACTGTTAGTGCTTTAGAAAAAAAAGgcaaattaaaggaatagttcacccaaaaatgaaaattctgtcatcatttactctttCTCATGTTGTTATCAAACAGTTTGTGAGCcttatttacttccatagtgtcaattttttcctactatggaagtgaatggggctcacgaacggtttggttacaaacattcctcaaataTCAACACATTGTTGAAACTTCATTTTTGGGTAGGCAGATGAAGAACACAATAGAAATACTTATAGACTTTTTAACATGATGAGATGTTTTAAAGTCTGTAAACTGATATTAAATATGTTCTCAGATTGTCACACCACAGATGATTAAAATACCCCACcaggtaaataaaataagttttcaAAATATTGGAAAAATAGGCAGgattttttgcattgcattgccCTCTCACCGGCACTATCCCATCCTCTCAGATCATCAATCAGTGGCGGcgggtgacttattttttcgagggcgctcgatgtgaagttcgtcacaacatctatctagcccgtcatgtgtgtggttcgtaatttcaaaatatgtgttcggcgcgtcgagtgaacctatgtgctaggggtgtaacgattaatcgtgcaaatgcgcgttttctcaatgaatgaatttgaatgaattacggtgaaattcCGGCACATCCaaacgccagggggcgctcccgtgcagaaactccctttgtgccacacaagaagcagcattacaaacgctattccaggaaatgtctacacaggaatatttatatgctgttcttcaaattgtttcaggtattttcatgataataaagaatattttgaatgattttgtttaacgagtgttgctttcttaaatgcacgttataaacgactccgactcataatgattttagattgataaggacttcctactgaccaaatgccgtaataCAGGCACAAGCTGTGTATAAAAcgaagaatcgcagccttgcgattcagaatcgatttcagacaggcatttttaatgaggaccgcgattgaatcgtgattgaatcgttacatccctactatgtgcatcacgtgtcttgtcaaaataagtgcctgctgcagacgcgtctaaagggtttatgataaaagagacactcgcgtttgccagatactcacataatctgatgcgtaatcaaagttcactgttaagggagtgtctttagggtggccattcgtgccagtttcacCAGACAAGTCCCGGCAGggatttcgggtgcgttctccggaagtcgcgttggtcgaccgcatacgtcatcaaggtttaatatttcgggttctacttcagaaaagcaaccgttacatttcatgTCTTAAAAGAATtcatcttaattttctaatggattttaactgaaatgtgagaacctcgacgTACAACGTGACTTCCAGAAGACGCACCCAAAATCCTGgccgggacgtgtccggcgaaactggcacgaatggccaccctaagtgtcttgcatgtattttgtgaacgtgagtgtctcttttatcctaaatggttttgacgcgtgggCAGCAGGCagtcattttgacaaaacacacgATGCACATGGCTCAcacgacgcaacaaacacatacagtattttgaaaacacgagcaacacacatgacactttgaacacatattttgaatttgcgcccctttggaaaagcagtcatagcTGCCACTGTCACGAATAATATTGAAtgggattttaatgataaaatgtgctatttaaaaatcacatttgcctAGTGTATTGTCTTCCTACAGTGATTAATAAGCTAAAATAGCAATATTTTATTTAAGGACTGTCTGTGAGGCAAGGTCGAATTTTCATTGGTCGCTTAATTTTAGCGTGTTCCCCTACCCTAATAACATTACGTAAAACTTCTTGCACTACGGAAAGCAAACACGAAGGCTACCAACattccttaaaggaacagtatgtaggattgtggccaaaactggtattgcaatcacaaaacttgtggctaaaactggtactgcaatcgcacaactggtggccaatacacaaaatgacaacataaacatcagttgagggctgcaactccactttttaaatgacaatatcctggccggaccactgttgtcagtgatagaagtatttgaaatgaaaatgatttcttaatgtctagtggccattttatgattaactgatataaatttcttacctagtgttcctttaatttcaaggttttatattgcattaactaatttcaCCATGGACATTCGAAAATggattaaaaagaaagaaactaCAGCAACTGTCACTACCTATGGGTCTGAGCTctaaataagcagtgttgtgcTAATATAGGTATGTGGTTTTTTGTTGATGTATATAGTAAGATTGTTCAGAGCTCTATACGTTGCTCACTATAGCTGCAGGTTTTGTGGTTTTATTACAGAGAAGTTTGTTTATAACGCGTTAAAACTTAAGGAACGTACCaaagctatatatatatattttctagCTGGGAGAATTCCAGTATATGCATTCATGTGATCGCCCCCTCTCTGTATTTCTGACGCCCCCTCATCAGAGCTCGGCTGGTGCCGGCACTGCGTGCCCACAGTTTGTGTTTAAACAATGCCCACTCACGGAAAACTGTGGTCTCTCTAAACTTTCAAATACTGCTGCAACCTGAATGGCTGTTAGCAATTGTGTTGGGGGGGTCATGCTTGGCTCCAGTGCGTCATCAAGCCACCGTTTTAGCCCTGCCCAAAAATTTATGAACACAGAAAAGCTTTTTACAATTCAGTACCGCGTAGTTCACAATTTTTAACGTGTTTCAGCAATGCATTTATAACATTTGTATTATGTTTAaaaacaattctctgaaatgactttacaaagactttaaaggtgctgtagaatgtaaaactgtatttagcttggcatagatgaataataagagttatgtacatggtaatgacatattagcctctttcacacagtaatttcggtcaattaaaatgaatttaccagaattaatttaccagtaaatacaaaaatgtgctgttcacacatgaagTGACGTTCTGtcttttaccagtaagacatcattcacacatcagtataaaaataccattaaactcagagagaaagcggaagttacctctGGCGGGCAACAagttcagtgttgtatttgtaatcAATGGCGGGTTATAACTTCATATCCACGGtcagtattttgttgtttttatatctGTGGCAAACACTGATGGTCGCAAAGTTGCTCGTGAacaaacaacattgcattaggCTGCATTAAACTGCGTTAAACTGCATCTTAAACAACAGCAGTGTTTGCACATTACGCTttacagagggcgtgctaagaaCATCAGGAATTCGGCAAATAGATGATAAGCTGTATTAAACAACGTTGGTGAAGAAAtatggatgttaacttcaggtgtgatCGACTTTTAAGCAGCGTCTGTGTGGAAATGtacgtaaacagtgcgggggtaaccACATCATCTGTATCAAAACtttatgattggc
This genomic interval from Misgurnus anguillicaudatus chromosome 17, ASM2758022v2, whole genome shotgun sequence contains the following:
- the gpr18 gene encoding N-arachidonyl glycine receptor, with protein sequence MNLNTSLPALPDIKGHIPQVYRTASIAFYAIIFTIGLVVNLTALWVFALTTKKRNSITVYMINVALVDLVFILLLPFRIVYYSQEYWPFGDVFCRINAALTVLYPCLALWLFALISTDRYVAIVQPRHTRELKSVRKALLSCAGVWIMTLGSTVPLVLLEEDPDRASNHTTCIKMHDIIYLRRDNPVHFTRLVFFFLVPVSIMVGCYITIVDNLIHGRTSKLKPKVKQKSIRIIITLIIQVLVCFVPFHICFVAMLLQSGGQGYNTWGAFTTFLMNASTVLDIILFYIVSKQFQDRVISVILYRNYLRSVRRKSRHTNSVRSLSNLTSAMI